One window from the genome of Streptomyces sp. NBC_00287 encodes:
- a CDS encoding LCP family protein, with translation MTVRDPWPQWETRRRSGRRHHLLRTLLVLGLATVLALAGLAAGAVWWGTNHYGDQVTRIPDAFPTGQRPPRPADHDGGTTFLLAGVDSRSKQPTTGSDATARLWTYGAQRSDTLMLVHLSGDERAVHLMSIPRDSWVPIPGHGSAKINAAFSWGGPPLMIRTVEQLVGTRVDHFGVIDWHGFRALTDAVGGVSVTVPADSYDPVRQQHFTAGTQVMHGEEALAYVGQRKGLPGGELDRIKRQQQFLHSVVDEIRGEVRLTDPLGGARTLDAITRTVSVDDRMSNGGLRNLVFGLRHLEASDARFTTAPIVRSEMIRGRYALILDRSELRERWHAVEAGRSG, from the coding sequence TGGTCCTCGGCCTGGCCACCGTTCTCGCCCTGGCCGGTCTCGCTGCCGGAGCCGTGTGGTGGGGCACCAACCACTACGGCGACCAGGTCACCCGCATTCCCGACGCCTTTCCCACCGGCCAGCGTCCGCCCAGGCCCGCGGACCACGACGGCGGTACGACCTTCCTGCTCGCCGGTGTCGACAGCCGCTCGAAACAGCCGACCACGGGCAGTGACGCGACGGCGCGACTGTGGACGTACGGCGCGCAGCGCAGCGACACGCTGATGCTGGTGCATCTCAGTGGCGACGAACGTGCCGTGCACCTGATGTCCATCCCGAGGGACAGCTGGGTGCCCATCCCCGGCCATGGCTCGGCGAAGATCAACGCCGCGTTCTCCTGGGGCGGTCCACCCCTCATGATCCGGACGGTGGAGCAGCTCGTCGGGACCCGCGTCGACCACTTCGGCGTCATCGACTGGCATGGCTTCAGGGCTCTCACCGATGCCGTCGGCGGCGTGTCCGTGACCGTGCCCGCGGACTCCTACGATCCGGTGCGACAGCAGCACTTCACGGCCGGAACTCAGGTCATGCACGGCGAAGAGGCGCTCGCGTACGTCGGCCAGCGCAAGGGACTGCCCGGCGGCGAGCTGGACCGGATCAAGCGTCAGCAGCAGTTCCTGCACAGCGTGGTCGACGAGATACGCGGCGAGGTCCGCCTCACCGACCCGCTCGGCGGCGCCAGGACGCTCGACGCGATCACACGCACGGTGAGCGTGGACGACCGGATGTCAAACGGCGGCCTGCGCAACCTGGTGTTCGGTCTGCGGCACCTGGAGGCGTCGGACGCCCGGTTCACCACGGCGCCGATCGTCCGGTCGGAGATGATCCGCGGGCGGTACGCCCTGATCCTGGACCGGTCGGAGCTGCGGGAGCGGTGGCATGCGGTCGAGGCGGGTCGGAGCGGATGA